A single genomic interval of Bradyrhizobium sp. AZCC 1693 harbors:
- a CDS encoding NADH-quinone oxidoreductase subunit J, with product MILPALFFYLFAGVCVASAVMVIASRNPVHSVLFLILAFVNASGLFILMGAEFLGMMLIVVYVGAVAVLFLFVIMMLDVDFTELQEGFLEYLPIGLVIGGIFLAELLLVAGGWVMKPDTAKQITAAIPTNVSNTEALGLVLYTKYIHYFQIAGMVLLVAMIGAIVLTLRHKAKVKRQDINVQNARTPELAMAVRKVASGQGLQDADAAEWVK from the coding sequence ATGATCCTTCCCGCGCTGTTCTTCTATCTGTTCGCCGGCGTCTGCGTGGCGTCGGCGGTCATGGTGATTGCCTCGCGCAATCCCGTGCACTCCGTGTTGTTCCTGATCCTGGCGTTCGTCAACGCGTCCGGCCTGTTCATCCTGATGGGTGCCGAGTTCCTCGGCATGATGCTGATCGTGGTCTATGTCGGCGCGGTCGCAGTACTGTTCCTGTTCGTGATCATGATGCTCGACGTCGATTTCACCGAGCTGCAAGAGGGTTTTCTGGAATATCTGCCGATCGGCCTTGTGATCGGTGGCATCTTCCTCGCCGAGCTGCTGCTGGTAGCGGGCGGATGGGTCATGAAGCCCGATACCGCCAAGCAGATCACGGCGGCGATCCCGACCAATGTCAGCAACACCGAGGCGCTCGGGCTGGTGCTCTACACGAAGTACATCCATTACTTCCAGATCGCCGGCATGGTGCTGCTGGTCGCCATGATCGGCGCGATCGTGCTGACGCTGCGCCACAAGGCGAAGGTCAAGCGGCAGGACATCAACGTGCAGAACGCGCGGACGCCGGAGCTCGCGATGGCCGTGCGCAAGGTGGCGTCGGGGCAGGGGCTGCAGGACGCGGACGCGGCGGAGTGGGTGAAATGA
- the nuoL gene encoding NADH-quinone oxidoreductase subunit L yields the protein MVQAIVFLPLLGAILAGLIAIFGAHERNPSGDEVKHHHDGHGARAHAADAHDDHAHDDHGHDDHHVSEPPAQGSRAAELITTGLLFVSAALSWVTLVDVGFMHHDARIALFPWINSGDLQVAWALRVDTLTAVMLVVVNTISSLVHLYSIGYMDEDPYRPRFFAYLSLFTFAMLMLVTADNLVQLFFGWEGVGLASYLLIGFWYHKPSANAAAIKAFIVNRVGDFGFALGIFAIFMLLNTTDFETIFAGAPGLSGKTINFFGWHADALTLTCLLLFMGAMGKSAQFLLHTWLPDAMEGPTPVSALIHAATMVTAGVFMVARLSPLFELAPNAQAVVMFFGATTAFFAATVGLVQNDIKRIVAYSTCSQLGYMFVAMGAGAYSVGMFHLFTHAFFKALLFLGSGSVIYAMHHEQDIRNMGGLKDKIPYTYSVMVIGTLALTGFPLTAGYFSKDAIIESAYVAHNPFAYYGFAMTVVAAGLTSFYSWRLIFKTFHGEPHDQHHYDAAHEAPMWMLVPIGILAAGSILAGYPFKEVFAGHGVEEFFRESLKMHPHIIDEMHHISPIVAFLPTVMMVVGFLVSWLFYIRRPYLPVELANQHQMLYQFLLNKWYFDELYEFIFVRPAKWLGRFLWKKGDGMVIDGFGPDGVSARVLDVTRNVVKIQTGYLYHYAFAMLIGVAGLITWFMFGLGAQ from the coding sequence ATGGTTCAGGCAATTGTCTTTCTGCCGCTGCTCGGCGCCATTCTGGCCGGCCTGATCGCGATCTTCGGCGCGCATGAGCGCAACCCGAGCGGCGATGAGGTCAAACATCATCACGACGGGCATGGAGCTCGCGCCCATGCGGCTGATGCCCATGACGATCATGCTCATGATGACCACGGCCATGACGACCATCACGTTTCCGAGCCGCCGGCGCAGGGCTCGCGCGCGGCGGAATTGATCACGACCGGCCTACTATTCGTTTCCGCGGCATTATCCTGGGTGACGCTGGTCGATGTCGGCTTCATGCACCACGACGCCCGGATTGCGCTGTTCCCGTGGATCAATTCCGGCGATCTGCAGGTGGCGTGGGCGCTGCGCGTCGACACGTTGACCGCCGTGATGCTGGTGGTGGTCAACACCATCTCTTCCCTCGTGCACCTCTATTCCATCGGCTACATGGACGAGGATCCGTATCGGCCCCGGTTCTTTGCCTATCTGTCGCTGTTCACCTTCGCGATGCTGATGCTGGTGACCGCGGACAACCTGGTCCAGCTGTTCTTCGGCTGGGAGGGCGTCGGTCTCGCCAGCTATCTCCTGATCGGCTTCTGGTACCACAAGCCCTCGGCGAACGCGGCGGCGATCAAGGCCTTCATCGTCAACCGCGTCGGCGATTTCGGTTTCGCGCTCGGCATCTTCGCCATCTTCATGCTGCTCAACACGACCGATTTCGAGACGATCTTCGCCGGTGCGCCGGGGCTGTCGGGCAAGACCATCAACTTCTTCGGCTGGCATGCCGATGCGCTGACGCTGACCTGCCTGTTGCTGTTCATGGGCGCGATGGGCAAATCGGCCCAGTTCCTGCTGCACACCTGGTTGCCGGACGCGATGGAAGGCCCGACGCCGGTTTCCGCGCTGATCCACGCCGCGACCATGGTGACGGCCGGCGTGTTCATGGTGGCGCGGCTGTCGCCGCTGTTTGAACTGGCGCCCAACGCGCAGGCCGTCGTCATGTTCTTCGGCGCCACCACCGCGTTCTTTGCCGCGACCGTCGGCCTCGTGCAGAACGACATCAAGCGCATCGTCGCCTATTCGACCTGTTCGCAGCTCGGCTACATGTTCGTGGCGATGGGGGCAGGGGCCTATTCGGTCGGCATGTTCCATCTGTTCACGCATGCCTTCTTCAAGGCGCTGCTGTTTTTGGGTTCCGGCTCGGTGATCTACGCGATGCATCACGAGCAGGACATCCGCAACATGGGGGGCTTAAAGGACAAGATCCCCTACACCTACAGCGTGATGGTGATCGGCACCCTGGCGCTGACCGGCTTCCCGCTCACGGCCGGCTATTTCTCCAAGGACGCGATCATCGAGTCCGCCTATGTCGCGCATAACCCGTTCGCGTATTACGGCTTCGCGATGACGGTGGTCGCAGCGGGCCTGACGTCATTCTATTCGTGGCGCCTGATCTTCAAGACGTTCCACGGTGAGCCGCACGACCAGCACCATTACGACGCGGCACATGAAGCGCCGATGTGGATGCTGGTCCCGATCGGCATCCTCGCCGCAGGCTCCATCCTGGCCGGCTACCCGTTCAAGGAAGTGTTCGCGGGCCATGGCGTGGAAGAGTTCTTCCGCGAGTCGCTCAAGATGCACCCGCACATCATCGACGAGATGCACCACATCTCGCCGATCGTCGCGTTCCTGCCGACGGTGATGATGGTGGTGGGCTTCCTGGTGTCGTGGCTGTTCTACATCCGCCGGCCGTATCTGCCGGTCGAACTCGCCAACCAGCACCAGATGCTCTACCAGTTCCTGCTCAACAAATGGTATTTCGACGAGCTCTATGAGTTCATCTTCGTCCGCCCGGCGAAGTGGCTCGGCCGCTTCCTGTGGAAGAAGGGCGATGGCATGGTCATCGACGGCTTCGGCCCGGATGGCGTTTCGGCGCGCGTGCTCGATGTCACCCGCAATGTCGTGAAGATCCAGACCGGGTACCTCTATCACTATGCTTTTGCGATGCTGATCGGGGTCGCGGGGCTGATCACCTGGTTCATGTTCGGCTTGGGGGCCCAGTGA
- the nuoI gene encoding NADH-quinone oxidoreductase subunit NuoI, whose protein sequence is MSVNVNATARALLLSEFVSAFFLAMRYFFKPKPTLNYPFEKGAISPRFRGEHALRRYPNGEERCIACKLCEAICPAQAITIEAGPRRNDGTRRTVRYDIDMVKCIYCGLCQEACPVDAIVEGPNFEFATETREELYYDKAKLLANGDRWEREIAKAIELDAPYR, encoded by the coding sequence ATGAGTGTCAACGTCAACGCAACCGCCCGGGCGCTTCTGCTGAGCGAATTCGTATCGGCGTTCTTTCTCGCCATGCGCTATTTCTTCAAGCCGAAGCCGACGCTGAACTATCCCTTCGAGAAGGGAGCGATCTCGCCGCGCTTCCGCGGCGAGCATGCGCTGCGCCGTTATCCGAACGGCGAGGAGCGCTGCATCGCCTGCAAGCTGTGCGAGGCGATCTGCCCGGCGCAGGCGATCACGATCGAGGCCGGCCCGCGCCGCAACGACGGCACCCGCCGCACGGTGCGCTACGACATCGATATGGTGAAATGCATCTATTGCGGCCTGTGCCAGGAAGCCTGCCCGGTCGATGCCATCGTCGAGGGACCGAATTTCGAATTCGCGACCGAGACCCGCGAGGAACTCTATTATGACAAGGCGAAACTGCTCGCCAATGGCGACCGCTGGGAGCGCGAGATTGCGAAAGCAATCGAACTCGACGCGCCGTACCGGTGA
- the nuoK gene encoding NADH-quinone oxidoreductase subunit NuoK translates to MTIGLGHYLAVAAILFTIGILGIFLNRKNIIVILMSIELILLAVNINLVAFSTFLGDIVGQVFALLVLTVAAAEAAIGLAVLVVYFRNRGSIAVEDVNLMKG, encoded by the coding sequence ATGACGATCGGTCTGGGGCACTATCTCGCGGTCGCCGCCATCCTGTTCACGATCGGGATTCTCGGCATCTTCCTGAACCGCAAGAACATCATCGTCATCCTGATGTCGATCGAGCTGATCCTGCTCGCGGTCAACATCAACCTGGTGGCGTTCTCGACCTTCCTCGGCGACATCGTTGGCCAGGTGTTCGCGCTCCTGGTGCTGACGGTCGCGGCGGCTGAAGCTGCGATCGGTCTGGCTGTACTCGTGGTCTATTTCCGCAACCGCGGTTCGATCGCGGTTGAAGACGTTAATTTGATGAAGGGCTAA